In Panicum virgatum strain AP13 chromosome 4N, P.virgatum_v5, whole genome shotgun sequence, a single window of DNA contains:
- the LOC120670571 gene encoding 3-ketoacyl-CoA synthase 6-like encodes MGSPAARQLRQLKPLYQHVVNHFVAVLAAPLAVAAAVSAGRAGPGELLARLQALRAAHLLLAAFVPAAAAALYLLLRPRPVYLVDYACFRTRPNCRVPFATFLEHAKLVTFVEGASIDERSVRFMTRLLERSGLGEETCLPPAHHYIPPYRNMEASRAEVELVIFSAIDDLLAKTGISPGAIDILVVNCSLFAPVPSFTDMIIRRYGMREDIRNVHLSGMGCSAGLISVGLARNFLQVAPRGAHALVVSTETITPNYYVGKERAMLLPNCLFRMGGAAVLLSTSRARARFRLARVVRTLTGAGDSAYRCVFQEEDGEGHRGINLSKDLMTIAGDALKANITAIGPLVLPASEQLLFALSFIARRVLNNRRVKPYLPDFRTAFEHFCIHAGGRAVIDELQRSLGLSDQDVEASRMALHRFGNTSSSSVWYELAYIEAKGRMRKGDRVWMIGFGSGFKCNSAAWECMAPARSAEGPWEDSICRYPVDIPEVLKH; translated from the coding sequence atgggctcgccggcggcgcgccagcTGAGGCAGCTCAAGCCGCTGTACCAGCACGTGGTGAACCACTTCGTGGCCGTGCTCGCGGCGCCGCTGGCCGTGGCGGCCGCCGTCAGCGCGGGGCGCGCCGGGCCCGGGGAGCTGCTCGCCAGGCTGCAGGCGCTCCGGGCGGCGCACCTTCTCCTCGCCGCcttcgtccccgccgccgcggcggcgctgtacCTCCTGCTGCGCCCGCGGCCGGTGTACCTGGTCGACTACGCCTGCTTCCGCACGCGGCCCAACTGCCGCGTCCCCTTCGCCACCTTCCTGGAGCACGCCAAGCTGGTGACCTTCGTCGAGGGCGCCTCCATCGACGAGCGCAGCGTCCGGTTCATGACGCGGCTGCTGGAGCGCTCGGGGCTCGGGGAGGAGACCTGCCTGCCCCCCGCGCACCACTACATCCCACCCTACCGGAACATGGAGGCGTCGCGCGCCGAGGTGGAGCTGGTCATCTTCTCCGCCATCGACGACCTGCTCGCCAAGACCGGGATCAGCCCGGGCGCCATCGACATCCTCGTCGTCAACTGCAGCCTCTTCGCGCCCGTCCCGTCCTTCACGGACATGATCATCCGCCGGTACGGGATGCGGGAGGACATCCGGAACGTGCACCTGTCCGGGATGGGGTGCAGCGCGGGGCTCATCTCCGTGGGGCTGGCGCGCAACTTCCTGCAGGTGGCGCCCCGGGGCGCGCACGCGCTGGTGGTGTCCACGGAGACCATCACGCCCAACTACTACGTGGGCAAGGAGCGCGCCATGCTCCTGCCCAACTGCCTCTTCCgcatgggcggcgccgccgtgctgctgTCGACGTCGCGCGCCAGGGCGCGGTTCCGGCTCGCCCGCGTGGTGCGCACGCTGACGGGCGCCGGCGACAGCGCCTACCGGTGCGTGTtccaggaggaggacggcgagggCCACCGCGGGATCAACCTGTCCAAGGACCTGATgaccatcgccggcgacgcgctcAAGGCCAACATCACCGCCATCGGCCCGCTGGTGCTGCCGGCGTCGGAGCAGCTGCTGTTCGCGCTCTCCTTCATCGCGCGGCGCGTGCTCAACAACCGCCGCGTCAAGCCGTACCTCCCGGACTTCCGCACGGCGTTCGAGCACTTCTGCATCCACGCGGGGGGCCGCGCCGTCATCGACGAGCTGCAGCGCAGCCTGGGGCTGTCGGACCAGGACGTGGAGGCGTCGCGGATGGCGCTGCACCGGTTCGGCAACACGTCCAGCAGCTCGGTCTGGTACGAGCTGGCCTACATCGAGGCCAAGGGCCGGATGCGCAAGGGCGACCGCGTGTGGATGATCGGCTTCGGGTCCGGGTTCAAGTGCAACAGCGCGGCGTGGGAGTGCATGGCGCCGGCGCGCTCCGCCGAGGGGCCGTGGGAGGACAGCATCTGCCGCTACCCCGTCGACATCCCGGAGGTGCTCAAGCActag